A single genomic interval of Amycolatopsis albispora harbors:
- a CDS encoding vanadium-dependent haloperoxidase, with translation MKRRTAVFAVLALISALTLAPPATADLKASPNAVVVWDLNAQTAIWDVAQQAPPQVAGRGFAMVSGAVYDAVNAIAGTPYQPYLVAPRASGRESVDAAVGTAAYRVLEAIFPAQRQRLRVQYNEWLAGIPDGPAKRGGVRVGAKAATAMIDARKGDGAFDPRLWTTGTKPGEYRPTPPGFENTGAWVGFLKPFAIPDATMFRTPGPPPVTSHAYTRDFDEVKRLGSATSEVRTADQTDAALWWHDRRSVSWGMKRDLAVTQGLGVLETARFYALADFTGTDGAIACANDKEFWHFWRPITAIHAAGTDGNPDTTPDPGWTPLVVTPPNPDYPSGHTCRTAAQMTGYAHFFGRDDVPFSAYSADSGSTRHFRGFSQATAEVVEARIWAGIHFRSADVDGTTLGTAVGHHITEHHLQPRR, from the coding sequence ATGAAGCGTCGTACGGCGGTTTTCGCGGTTCTCGCGCTGATCTCGGCCCTCACGCTCGCGCCTCCGGCCACCGCTGACCTCAAGGCCTCTCCGAACGCGGTGGTCGTCTGGGACCTCAACGCGCAGACGGCCATCTGGGACGTCGCGCAGCAGGCGCCGCCGCAGGTGGCCGGGCGCGGGTTCGCGATGGTCAGCGGCGCGGTCTACGACGCGGTGAACGCGATCGCCGGTACGCCGTACCAGCCCTACCTCGTCGCACCACGGGCCAGCGGCCGCGAGTCGGTGGACGCCGCCGTCGGCACGGCCGCCTACCGGGTGCTGGAGGCGATCTTCCCGGCACAGCGGCAAAGGCTGCGCGTGCAGTACAACGAATGGCTGGCCGGTATTCCCGACGGACCGGCGAAGCGCGGCGGTGTCCGGGTCGGCGCCAAGGCCGCCACCGCGATGATCGACGCGCGGAAGGGCGACGGTGCCTTCGACCCGCGGCTCTGGACCACCGGCACCAAGCCGGGGGAGTACCGCCCCACACCACCCGGGTTCGAGAACACGGGCGCCTGGGTCGGTTTCCTCAAGCCGTTCGCCATCCCCGACGCGACCATGTTCCGCACCCCCGGCCCGCCGCCGGTGACCAGTCACGCCTACACCCGCGATTTCGACGAGGTCAAGCGGCTCGGCTCGGCGACGAGCGAGGTCCGCACGGCCGACCAGACCGACGCGGCGCTGTGGTGGCACGACCGGCGCTCAGTCAGCTGGGGGATGAAGCGCGACCTCGCCGTCACGCAGGGACTCGGCGTGCTGGAGACCGCGCGCTTCTACGCGCTGGCCGACTTCACCGGCACCGACGGCGCGATCGCCTGCGCGAACGACAAGGAGTTCTGGCACTTCTGGCGGCCGATCACCGCCATCCACGCCGCGGGCACCGACGGGAACCCGGACACCACCCCCGATCCCGGGTGGACCCCGCTGGTGGTCACCCCGCCGAATCCCGACTACCCGTCCGGCCACACCTGCCGCACCGCCGCGCAGATGACCGGGTATGCGCACTTCTTCGGCCGCGACGACGTGCCCTTCAGCGCGTACAGCGCCGACAGCGGGAGCACGCGGCACTTCCGCGGCTTCTCGCAGGCGACGGCCGAAGTCGTCGAAGCACGCATCTGGGCGGGCATCCACTTCCGGTCCGCGGACGTCGACGGCACCACCCTCGGCACCGCCGTCGGCCACCACATCACCGAGCACCACCTCCAGCCACGCCGGTGA
- a CDS encoding protein-arginine deiminase family protein, whose product MSALRRNGRARSFLGIVAAVLVLVQPASAQAGAATETAGALLRGDSIMLANLDDDEGRCRVDEADLDRPGLEVDHRLAACHDAADERVNGRADEDDLARVRIVPRPWLGPGASGVLRLDDDSRARVFLREDGRFRPLAPGDGVLTAAQLRSGAELGIEGRDIVRDRAEWDGVVTLVLEVTDGNRAWQAQHRIRVAPLLLQNDLQRAVTVFAGRPGAGPGLPDDGAPLHPPPGVPGEWEPFAGSLGEAARKAGSELRFITGSHRWWKDVWWQDLFEPAVASMPARHGVQTMRVAIRSANLWDLAGPDGTAERTLRPAGRLLFRDLRGPDVAVVQEFTDEGRDFGIDLRNATGNFETLPPYAGHPQGRVLYGSAPPGSPLRPDPAFVRLLDSQGQQPPVVLDTSWLAIGHVDETTHVVRAGNDRGWTVMVADPRQAVELLREARRQGGGQTRLFADTNSPERPTVDELLGDPGLLADNEFSAGKIDAQIEVLLAETGLRAEELVRVPVLFKQHNDYPLMIAYTPGIPNGLSLTSREFAAPDPHGPEVGGRDLFQRVTEEALARNGVRVRWVEDFYWAHLAFGEVHCVTNAWRDTSGGSPWWLTGA is encoded by the coding sequence ATGTCTGCACTGCGCCGAAACGGGCGGGCCAGGTCTTTTCTGGGAATCGTCGCCGCGGTGCTGGTGCTGGTCCAGCCGGCGTCCGCGCAGGCGGGCGCGGCGACCGAGACAGCCGGGGCACTGCTGCGCGGCGACTCCATCATGCTCGCCAATCTCGACGACGACGAAGGCCGCTGCCGCGTGGACGAGGCCGATCTCGACCGTCCGGGGCTGGAGGTGGACCACCGGCTCGCCGCCTGCCACGACGCGGCCGACGAACGGGTGAACGGCCGGGCCGACGAGGACGATCTCGCCCGGGTCCGGATCGTGCCGCGGCCGTGGCTCGGGCCGGGCGCCTCCGGGGTGCTCCGCCTCGACGACGACAGCCGCGCCAGGGTGTTCCTGCGCGAGGACGGGCGGTTCCGGCCACTCGCCCCCGGCGATGGTGTGCTCACCGCCGCCCAGCTGCGCTCGGGCGCGGAACTCGGCATCGAGGGCCGCGACATCGTGCGCGACCGGGCCGAGTGGGACGGCGTGGTCACCCTCGTGCTGGAGGTCACCGACGGAAACCGCGCCTGGCAGGCCCAGCACCGGATCCGCGTGGCCCCGCTGCTGTTGCAGAACGACCTCCAGCGGGCGGTCACCGTGTTCGCCGGCCGCCCGGGTGCCGGGCCCGGCCTGCCCGATGACGGCGCGCCGCTGCATCCGCCACCCGGGGTACCGGGTGAGTGGGAGCCGTTCGCCGGTTCGCTGGGCGAGGCGGCCAGGAAGGCGGGCTCGGAGCTGCGGTTCATCACCGGCAGTCACCGGTGGTGGAAGGACGTGTGGTGGCAGGACCTGTTCGAACCGGCCGTCGCGAGCATGCCGGCCCGGCACGGGGTGCAGACCATGCGGGTGGCGATCCGCTCGGCCAATCTCTGGGACCTGGCCGGGCCGGACGGCACGGCCGAGCGCACCCTGCGCCCCGCCGGCCGCCTGCTGTTCCGCGACCTGCGCGGCCCGGATGTCGCGGTGGTGCAGGAATTCACCGACGAGGGCCGGGACTTCGGCATAGACCTGCGCAACGCCACCGGGAACTTCGAGACGCTGCCGCCGTACGCGGGACATCCGCAGGGACGGGTGCTCTACGGCTCGGCGCCGCCGGGAAGCCCGCTGCGGCCGGACCCGGCGTTTGTCCGCCTGCTCGACAGCCAGGGGCAGCAGCCGCCGGTGGTGCTCGACACCTCCTGGCTGGCGATCGGCCATGTGGACGAGACCACGCACGTGGTGCGGGCCGGCAACGACCGGGGCTGGACCGTGATGGTCGCGGATCCGCGCCAGGCCGTGGAACTGCTGCGGGAGGCGCGGCGGCAAGGGGGCGGGCAAACCCGGTTGTTCGCCGACACGAACTCGCCGGAACGGCCGACGGTGGACGAACTGCTCGGTGATCCCGGATTACTGGCGGACAACGAGTTTTCCGCGGGGAAGATCGACGCCCAGATCGAGGTGCTGCTGGCCGAGACCGGGCTGCGGGCGGAGGAACTGGTGCGGGTGCCCGTGTTGTTCAAGCAGCACAACGACTACCCGCTGATGATCGCCTACACCCCGGGCATTCCCAACGGCCTTTCGCTGACCAGCCGGGAGTTCGCCGCACCGGATCCGCACGGGCCCGAGGTGGGCGGCCGCGACCTGTTCCAGCGGGTGACCGAAGAGGCACTGGCCCGCAACGGGGTCCGGGTGCGCTGGGTCGAAGACTTCTACTGGGCGCACCTCGCCTTCGGGGAAGTCCACTGCGTCACCAACGCCTGGCGGGACACCAGCGGCGGATCGCCGTGGTGGCTGACCGGCGCCTGA
- a CDS encoding RHS repeat domain-containing protein: MIAGAVALALVAGVLVVVWRSAGNSGTTAPQPCPDLSAVPCVPDAPLTTVPLAGGRLALVHAGDRLDGGPVQQATWHGWTLTDRHTYLPEQRLLVLGDGRTRTVEAVARTAAGAQSLVIGSEDGREVYEFDVRGRHLRTVAAVTGAPVRAFGYDDGGRLNGITTATGGEIGLHYGAEGPAPTSITVDESEIGLVAEPDGRLLAVTDVDGANWLFGYTETARLASVTGPAGGTTRYEYDGARLAKVRNPGGGSLRYEAVDAGLTITADTGDRVEYRSERADDGTIRRSFSQTGAGSVTETIEPGGDRRIEPGDGTVVELGVTNDPRFGASMPVIARKSVTPPGGAPRETRFDRTAVLADQADPLSVTTLHEEDTDAGKWDYQAATRTLTATSLAGRVTTTRFDEQGRAAATQQPGLPAAEYGYDQRALTSVALGDRTWRHRYDQQTGTLSTEDPAGTGSVVLDPAGRVVERVLGDGAPTVSGYDQAGRVTSTSTPRRAQHVNTWTAAGTLASYTPPGEPVEDLQLLSDALGRPTALNAGGERQYEIGYDAGAISVRAPGFGLSVERTDAGQIRSAAVEGGVKTDYGYHGDRLVKETLSGPVQAEVSASYADTGRLAAVRVGPEANLAVAHDADGLLTRFGPVELRRDPASGLVRQYAAGPVTVAAEHNQYGQLTRRTVSGQHGEIASLAFERDAAGRVTKAVERTRQGNRTETFGYDAQRRLTGPAYDANGNPASIGGKPATYDERDRLRALGSAALSYDKTGRLVSITDGAARTGYGWDPLGRLTSATPAGGKKLDYLVDAQGRRIAKLADGRIVAAWVYLDSVRPIAELDATGKVAATFAYDDAGQLIGMTRDGKDHVIVTDQRGSPVLVVDAATGEAAQRMAYDAAGNVVEDTNPGLQPFGLAGGLYDADTKLVHFGSREYSPALGRWLAPDPQGFEAGDANLYRYALGDPVNLTDPTGGSVGTIGVCGMVGAALIAGLSLGVCFQVFSDGTIGFYKAGGPSAGVQGGLSAGAGVNLGWLPTPANGVDPVGSQAFEGWSNGIAAGAGPWGAGVSWPPEGITGYTGINVGGGKSWGGGMGIAVTGTGAECLYCTGPVGAMIARALVDAWLATTFPGQHLSLPKSWAEAGQRLAAMFGEPHLRTSRGMYDFMGVGEFVAATDGSGTFEVQVRQRPIPGGSVPASMITALAATVDGDRVGIYRSERGNRVLVNGEPVPAATRSLALPRGGALRLTGEAWTIKWADGSIVEVQEDGPAQSVGFAAAPARAGKLTGLLGTAGGKLVKPDGTEIDTTNWPPSFDAVHRDFGPSWRVTQDRSLFDYQPGESADGFHDPDFATRPVDVAALPEAARALAERLCAPLRDQGNQDAFAACVLDVAATGQAGFASTAQRAAATVLPPDLADRMAWTPPPVTTPGPVVPGGTVRDGDRVTGTVANPGDRNTYTLELADAVHFSLVDVEGDIEVTVSGGGDAAPRIIPGPHQYAVSAPGRYELTVVPRDGQSGAYGFRVVARRPRQFEVAPGDRIGAGGVPGTGRLDLPGRVDVYVVDPRGARRIELTEGTPCDDVTLGFSDTAEAPAVSTPSLVCWGVTSPELDGDGPVMVVVWSENGRTGDYSFGIEPAG, translated from the coding sequence TTGATCGCGGGTGCGGTGGCGCTCGCGCTGGTCGCGGGCGTGCTCGTGGTGGTGTGGCGATCCGCCGGGAACAGCGGCACCACCGCGCCGCAGCCGTGCCCGGACCTGTCCGCGGTGCCGTGCGTGCCGGACGCGCCGCTGACCACCGTGCCGCTGGCCGGCGGGCGCCTGGCGCTGGTCCACGCCGGTGATCGCCTGGACGGCGGCCCGGTGCAGCAGGCGACCTGGCACGGCTGGACCCTCACCGACCGGCACACCTACCTGCCCGAGCAGAGGCTGCTGGTGCTCGGCGACGGGCGAACCCGGACGGTGGAGGCCGTCGCACGCACCGCGGCGGGCGCCCAGAGCCTGGTGATCGGGTCCGAGGACGGGCGCGAGGTGTACGAGTTCGACGTGCGGGGGCGGCACCTGCGCACGGTCGCCGCCGTGACCGGCGCGCCGGTTCGCGCCTTCGGTTACGACGACGGCGGCAGGCTCAACGGGATCACCACGGCCACCGGCGGCGAGATCGGCCTGCACTACGGCGCCGAAGGCCCGGCGCCGACCTCGATCACCGTGGACGAATCCGAGATCGGCCTGGTCGCCGAGCCCGACGGCCGCCTGCTCGCGGTGACCGACGTCGACGGGGCCAACTGGCTGTTCGGGTACACCGAGACCGCGCGGCTCGCCTCGGTGACCGGCCCGGCGGGCGGCACGACGCGCTACGAGTACGACGGCGCCCGGCTCGCCAAGGTGCGCAACCCCGGCGGCGGCAGCCTGCGTTACGAAGCCGTCGATGCCGGGCTGACGATCACCGCCGACACCGGCGACCGCGTGGAATACCGGTCCGAACGCGCGGACGACGGCACGATCCGCCGGTCCTTCAGCCAGACCGGCGCCGGTTCGGTGACCGAGACGATCGAACCCGGCGGCGACCGGCGGATCGAACCGGGCGACGGCACGGTGGTCGAACTCGGTGTGACCAACGATCCGCGGTTCGGCGCCTCGATGCCGGTGATCGCCAGGAAGAGCGTGACGCCGCCCGGTGGGGCACCGCGGGAAACCCGGTTCGACCGCACCGCGGTACTGGCCGACCAGGCCGATCCGCTGAGCGTGACAACCCTGCACGAAGAAGACACCGACGCGGGCAAGTGGGACTACCAGGCGGCGACCAGGACGCTGACCGCGACCAGCCTGGCGGGCCGCGTCACCACCACCCGGTTCGACGAGCAGGGGCGGGCGGCCGCCACCCAGCAGCCCGGCTTGCCCGCGGCGGAGTACGGCTACGACCAGCGCGCGCTGACGTCGGTGGCACTCGGCGACCGCACCTGGCGCCACCGCTACGACCAGCAGACCGGCACACTGTCCACGGAGGACCCGGCGGGCACCGGATCGGTGGTGCTGGACCCGGCGGGCCGGGTGGTCGAACGGGTGCTCGGGGACGGCGCGCCGACGGTGTCCGGTTACGACCAGGCGGGGCGCGTGACCAGCACCAGCACACCCCGGCGCGCGCAGCACGTGAACACCTGGACCGCGGCCGGCACGCTGGCGAGCTATACCCCGCCCGGCGAACCGGTCGAAGACCTGCAGCTGCTCAGCGACGCGCTCGGCAGGCCGACCGCGCTGAACGCCGGTGGAGAGCGGCAGTACGAGATCGGCTACGACGCCGGCGCGATTTCGGTACGAGCACCGGGTTTCGGGCTTTCCGTGGAACGGACCGACGCCGGGCAGATCCGCTCCGCCGCGGTGGAGGGCGGGGTGAAGACCGACTACGGCTACCACGGTGACCGCCTGGTCAAGGAGACGCTGTCTGGCCCCGTCCAGGCCGAAGTCTCGGCGAGCTACGCCGACACCGGGCGGCTCGCCGCCGTCCGTGTCGGCCCCGAGGCGAATCTCGCCGTGGCGCATGACGCGGACGGGCTGCTCACCAGGTTCGGCCCGGTCGAACTGCGGCGGGACCCGGCGAGCGGGCTGGTCCGGCAGTACGCGGCCGGGCCGGTCACCGTGGCCGCCGAGCACAACCAGTACGGCCAGCTCACCCGGCGCACGGTGAGCGGCCAACACGGCGAGATCGCCAGCCTGGCCTTCGAACGGGACGCGGCGGGCCGGGTGACCAAGGCCGTCGAGCGCACCCGGCAGGGGAACCGGACCGAAACGTTCGGCTACGACGCGCAACGCAGGCTCACCGGCCCGGCCTACGACGCCAACGGCAATCCCGCGTCGATCGGTGGCAAACCGGCGACCTACGACGAGCGGGACCGGTTGCGCGCACTGGGTTCGGCCGCCCTGTCCTACGACAAGACGGGCCGCCTGGTCTCGATCACCGACGGCGCCGCGCGGACCGGCTACGGCTGGGATCCGCTGGGACGGCTGACTTCGGCGACCCCGGCGGGCGGCAAGAAGCTCGATTACCTGGTCGACGCCCAGGGCCGCCGGATCGCCAAGCTGGCGGACGGCAGGATCGTCGCCGCCTGGGTTTATCTCGACTCGGTCCGGCCGATCGCCGAACTGGACGCGACCGGCAAGGTGGCCGCCACCTTCGCCTACGACGACGCCGGTCAGCTGATCGGGATGACCAGGGACGGCAAGGATCACGTGATCGTCACCGACCAGCGCGGCAGCCCGGTGCTCGTGGTCGACGCCGCCACCGGCGAAGCGGCCCAGCGCATGGCCTACGACGCGGCGGGCAATGTCGTCGAGGACACCAATCCCGGCTTGCAGCCGTTCGGCCTGGCCGGTGGGCTCTACGACGCGGACACCAAACTGGTCCACTTCGGATCGCGCGAGTACAGCCCCGCGCTCGGCCGCTGGCTCGCCCCCGATCCGCAGGGTTTCGAAGCCGGAGACGCCAATCTCTACCGCTACGCACTGGGAGATCCGGTCAACCTGACCGATCCGACCGGCGGTTCGGTCGGCACCATCGGCGTGTGCGGCATGGTCGGTGCCGCCTTGATCGCGGGCCTCAGCCTCGGCGTCTGCTTCCAGGTGTTCAGCGACGGCACCATCGGTTTCTACAAGGCAGGCGGGCCTTCGGCGGGAGTCCAAGGTGGACTGAGCGCGGGTGCGGGCGTCAACCTGGGCTGGCTGCCGACCCCGGCGAACGGCGTGGACCCGGTAGGGTCGCAGGCTTTCGAAGGCTGGTCCAACGGCATCGCGGCCGGGGCCGGCCCGTGGGGCGCCGGGGTGTCCTGGCCGCCCGAAGGCATCACCGGGTACACCGGTATCAACGTCGGCGGCGGCAAGTCCTGGGGCGGCGGCATGGGCATCGCCGTCACCGGAACCGGGGCGGAGTGCCTCTACTGCACCGGCCCGGTCGGCGCCATGATCGCCAGGGCACTGGTCGACGCCTGGCTCGCGACCACCTTCCCCGGCCAGCACCTTTCGCTGCCCAAGTCCTGGGCCGAGGCGGGGCAACGGCTCGCGGCCATGTTCGGCGAGCCGCACCTGCGGACCAGCCGCGGCATGTACGACTTCATGGGCGTCGGCGAGTTCGTCGCCGCCACCGACGGTTCGGGCACCTTCGAGGTCCAGGTCCGGCAGCGGCCGATCCCCGGCGGTTCCGTGCCCGCCTCGATGATCACCGCGCTGGCGGCCACTGTGGACGGTGATCGGGTCGGGATCTACCGGTCGGAGCGGGGAAACCGGGTGCTCGTCAACGGCGAACCGGTGCCGGCGGCGACCCGCTCGCTGGCCCTGCCGCGGGGTGGCGCGCTGCGGCTGACCGGTGAGGCGTGGACGATCAAGTGGGCCGACGGTTCGATCGTCGAGGTACAGGAGGACGGACCCGCCCAGTCCGTCGGGTTCGCCGCCGCACCGGCGCGCGCGGGCAAGCTGACCGGGCTGCTCGGCACGGCGGGCGGGAAGCTGGTCAAGCCGGACGGCACGGAGATCGACACCACGAACTGGCCGCCGTCGTTCGACGCGGTGCACCGGGACTTCGGGCCGTCCTGGCGGGTCACGCAGGACCGCAGCCTGTTCGACTACCAGCCGGGCGAAAGCGCGGACGGCTTCCACGACCCCGATTTCGCCACCCGGCCGGTGGACGTGGCCGCACTGCCCGAGGCGGCCCGCGCGCTCGCCGAGCGGTTGTGCGCCCCGTTACGGGACCAGGGAAACCAGGACGCCTTCGCCGCCTGCGTGCTCGACGTCGCCGCCACGGGCCAAGCGGGATTCGCCTCGACGGCACAACGCGCCGCGGCCACCGTGCTCCCGCCGGACCTCGCCGACCGGATGGCCTGGACCCCGCCGCCGGTCACCACCCCCGGTCCGGTGGTGCCGGGCGGAACGGTGCGGGACGGCGACCGCGTCACCGGAACCGTGGCGAACCCGGGTGACCGCAACACCTACACCCTCGAGCTGGCGGACGCGGTGCACTTCAGTCTCGTCGACGTCGAGGGCGACATCGAGGTGACGGTGTCCGGCGGAGGCGACGCCGCGCCCCGGATCATTCCGGGTCCCCACCAGTACGCCGTGTCGGCACCGGGCCGCTACGAACTGACGGTGGTACCCCGCGACGGCCAGTCCGGCGCCTACGGCTTCCGGGTGGTCGCGCGGCGGCCACGCCAGTTCGAAGTGGCGCCGGGCGACCGGATCGGCGCCGGTGGGGTGCCGGGCACCGGACGGCTCGACCTGCCCGGCCGGGTGGACGTCTACGTGGTGGATCCCCGTGGGGCCCGGCGCATCGAGCTGACCGAGGGCACGCCGTGCGACGACGTGACCCTCGGCTTCAGCGACACGGCGGAAGCACCGGCGGTGTCCACGCCTTCGCTGGTGTGCTGGGGCGTGACCTCGCCCGAGCTGGACGGCGACGGCCCGGTGATGGTGGTCGTCTGGTCCGAGAACGGCCGGACCGGTGACTACTCGTTCGGCATCGAACCCGCCGGCTGA
- a CDS encoding TetR/AcrR family transcriptional regulator: MQERARITREQVLDAAAIEFALKGYVNTRLQVVGARTGMTKGALYGHFSSKEHLAKAIVEHAVRTWEDLRTNGVEAGAALALRRITTRLSDRVHQDIRFRSALQLMADPSIQLSELNDLLIDIQQYFAKLVRQAQQDGSMISTYSPEWVAHLMLAPLIGSLHAPIIPGDGNGESRLEGVWSLLLSMLEL; this comes from the coding sequence GTGCAGGAGAGGGCTCGTATCACTCGAGAGCAGGTATTGGACGCGGCCGCCATCGAGTTCGCGCTGAAAGGGTACGTGAACACCCGGCTCCAGGTGGTCGGAGCCAGAACCGGAATGACCAAAGGCGCGCTCTACGGCCACTTCTCCTCGAAGGAGCACCTGGCCAAGGCGATAGTCGAGCACGCCGTGCGCACGTGGGAGGACCTGCGCACGAACGGTGTCGAGGCCGGGGCCGCACTGGCGCTGCGCCGGATCACCACCAGGCTTTCGGACCGGGTACACCAGGACATCCGTTTCCGCAGCGCCTTGCAATTGATGGCCGATCCGTCGATTCAGCTGAGTGAGCTGAACGATCTGCTCATCGACATCCAGCAATACTTCGCCAAACTGGTCCGCCAGGCCCAGCAGGACGGCTCGATGATCTCCACCTATTCCCCGGAATGGGTGGCTCATCTGATGCTGGCACCGCTGATCGGCTCGCTCCACGCGCCGATCATCCCTGGCGATGGCAACGGCGAATCGCGATTGGAAGGAGTTTGGTCCCTGCTGCTGAGCATGCTGGAACTCTGA